A single window of Watersipora subatra chromosome 11, tzWatSuba1.1, whole genome shotgun sequence DNA harbors:
- the LOC137408185 gene encoding zinc metalloproteinase nas-15-like: protein MEAVSLALLLLVTSSAAQGQTIDEILGRADSTASARSSSPILVDGGRGRLIQLDIAEALSCRSSTGEVPVSPAERASSEPVEGSWSDATVRSSGNNPSCNTAGSGRQKRNIISPRLDWPLLTTIPYAIDRSQFTSSELVNIDAAFADYTQYTCIRFIERTTEVQFLDIIRDTGCWSYVGFVNFAAGQSLSLRSGCAGSKRIPIHELYHALGAWHQQSRPDRDTFVTILYDNIPDDREHNFNINTNSEQYNTDYSYRSVMHYGRSAFSIDGSDTIITADPAFQSIIGNAPTFSFVDLQALHRHFECDALNGCPQSNPCAPSQYRGSDCQCYCKNDHIDNNVPAVLCDADVCEFIGVACTCTESKCVPLRNTECNPSSGACECKEGYSEIGGECVMNSVCNTIGVPCQCSTNGGDQACLPANTECNAITNACECKEDYYESRPGQCRRTPRCRQIGTPCVCSRQGADACRRIRGSYCDPETDSCECFPYHSPPINRHCVAECDPVYITDGALVSPFTSTSTPAFTASLSDEPLPSDMFGIGPNGYALTASGVGEGDVALLTIRRLTRDRNLRNIELCINFNMKLTNAVVGIDYRFRGSQEWRTIEYNFLGNGNWGIPGSERISIERPRNFKLRIRATGHPDAAGAPWEAKIDPLIIRNCNCGTPA from the exons ATGGAAGCGGTTTCTCTTGCTCTGCTTTTGCTAGTG acatCTTCTGCGGCTCAAGGTCAGACTATCGATGAGATACTGGGCAGAGCCGACAGTACAGCTAGTGCGAGAT CTTCTTCTCCGATTCTGGTGGACGGAGGGCGCGGTCGCCTGATCCAGTTAGACATAGCTGAAGCACTATCATGTCGTAGTTCAACTGGTGAAGTACCAGTCAGTCCTGCAGAACGGGCAAGTTCTGAGCCAGTCGAAGGAAGTTGGAGTGATGCAACTGTCCGATCAAGTGGCAACAATCCATCATGCAACACAGCCGGTAGTGGAAGACAAAAGAGAAATATCATATCTCCACGACTAGACTGGCCTTTGCTTACGACAATTCCGTATGCGATAGATCGGTCACAATTTA CTTCATCTGAACTTGTCAACATAGATGCAGCCTTTGCTGACTATACGCAATATACGTGTATTCGATTCATCGAGAGAACGACTGAGGTCCAGTTTCTGGATATTATCAGAGATACGGGATGTTGGTCATATGTTGGTTTTGTTAACTTTGCTGCTGGACAGTCACTTAGTTTAAGATCTGGATGTGCAGGG TCCAAAAGAATACCAATCCATGAACTTTATCATGCCTTGGGTGCTTGGCACCAGCAGTCCAGACCAGACAGAGACACCTTTGTAACGATACTTTATGACAATATACCAGATGATCGGGAGCACAACTTCAATATTAATACTAACTCCGAGCAGTACAACACTGATTACAGCTATAGGAGTGTTATGCATTATGGAAGATCT GCATTCTCCATAGATGGCTCAGACACCATCATAACAGCTGATCCAGCATTCCAGTCAATTATAGGAAATGCTCCAACATTCTCATTTGTAGACCTTCAGGCTTTGCACAGGCACTTTGAATGCGATG CTCTCAACGGATGCCCACAGTCAAACCCATGCGCACCATCGCAGTATAGAGGCAGCGATTGTCAATGCTACTGCAAAAATGATCACATCGACAACAATGTGCCAGCCGTGCTATGCGATGCGG ATGTCTGTGAGTTTATTGGGGTGGCATGCACATGCACGGAATCCAAATGTGTTCCACTACGAAATACGGAGTGTAATCCTAGCAGCGGAGCATGTGAATGTAAAGAAGGATATTCTGAAATAGGAGGAGAGTGCGTGATGAACAGCG TGTGTAACACCATTGGAGTTCCCTGTCAGTGCAGCACGAATGGAGGAGATCAGGCGTGTCTTCCAGCAAACACTGAGTGTAATGCAATAACAAACGCCTGCGAATGCAAGGAAGATTACTACGAGTCAAGGCCAGGCCAGTGCAGGAGAACTCCCC GTTGCAGACAAATTGGAACACCTTGCGTCTGTTCACGTCAAGGAGCAGATGCTTGCAGACGAATTCGTGGTTCATATTGTGATCCTGAGACAGACAGCTGCGAATGTTTCCCTTACCACTCTCCTCCAATTAACAGGCACTGCGTGGCTGAATGTGACCCAGTTTACATCACAGATGGAGCTTTGGTATCTCCTTTCACTAGTACATCGACGCCAGCCTTCACAGCTAGTTTGAGTGATGAGCCCTTACCATCAGACATGTTTGGTATTGGGCCAAATGGTTATGCCCTGACTGCATCTGGTGTG GGTGAGGGTGATGTGGCCTTACTGACTATCCGTAGACTCACGAGAGACCGTAATCTCAGAAATAttgaactgtgtatcaattttAATATGAAACTAACGAACGCAGTTGTTGGTATTGATTACCGATTCAGGGGAAGTCAGGAATGGAGAACAATAGAATACAATTTCCTTGG AAATGGCAATTGGGGAATACCAGGGTCTGAGAGAATCAGCATTGAAAGGCCACGAAATTTCAAG TTAAGAATTAGGGCTACGGGACATCCTGATGCAGCTGGAGCACCTTGGGAAGCAAAAATTGACCCTCTTATTATCAGAAACTGTAACTGCGGGACTCCAGCATGA